A genomic stretch from Dissulfurispira thermophila includes:
- a CDS encoding sensor histidine kinase, with protein MKIFILGFFLSLIPTNALAFVPHSYPEIYLHQMGHIFFIASCIFIIWVIVHYDLYSEKGWKYILISEIFFILWNVDTFIGHIIEFWIEPSHIIGSKEGWDYFRRMIMLDGKEYLYYITKTDHIWFVPAMMLFFIGLREHLKKEKDLSSASVILPLLPIILIDTIGSFITMVISILAFSTALKLYRTDRDNTLWNYILWLSSAYVVFSLSRSMGHILQRILVPMGYEHIWRYIEPYSGSLNTFTFIVIGSVSLFFFRAYTTYLKISGDKKRIEAINADLTELNQELETMVAERTMSLMALTVADKVRNPAAVIGWTCKRILEKEDVPERLGENLRDVIDESEKLESIVKDFDALLKSKQSMFRYEDINEIVKSVISVVEKEADEKGIRLSVNLSDHPLKINTQKNLLRTAIFHIIRNAIEATPAGGMITVTTDGDNERIILSISDTGSGIPTEDIEKIFDPFFSTKIFRFGIGLPLVKQIVSEHLGEIKVQSEVGKGTRFKLIFPVRWIEKK; from the coding sequence ATGAAAATCTTTATTTTGGGGTTTTTCTTGTCCTTGATTCCTACAAATGCATTGGCATTTGTCCCCCACTCTTATCCTGAAATCTATTTACATCAAATGGGGCATATATTCTTTATTGCCTCTTGTATATTCATTATATGGGTTATTGTCCATTATGATTTGTATAGTGAAAAAGGTTGGAAATATATACTTATTTCAGAAATATTTTTTATTCTGTGGAATGTCGATACATTTATTGGACATATAATAGAATTCTGGATTGAACCTTCCCATATAATCGGAAGTAAGGAGGGATGGGACTATTTCAGAAGAATGATAATGCTCGATGGCAAGGAATATCTCTACTATATAACGAAAACTGACCATATATGGTTTGTTCCTGCAATGATGTTGTTTTTTATAGGACTCAGAGAGCATTTAAAGAAAGAAAAGGATCTGTCTTCTGCATCTGTTATTTTGCCATTACTACCTATAATTCTTATAGATACAATAGGTTCATTTATAACAATGGTTATCTCCATACTCGCTTTTTCTACAGCTTTAAAGCTCTATAGAACTGATAGAGATAATACCTTGTGGAATTATATACTATGGCTTTCTTCAGCATATGTTGTCTTTTCTCTTTCCAGATCCATGGGACATATTTTGCAGCGTATCCTTGTCCCTATGGGATACGAACATATTTGGAGATATATTGAGCCGTACAGCGGTAGCCTTAACACATTTACCTTTATTGTTATAGGTTCAGTAAGCTTATTCTTTTTTAGGGCATATACAACTTATCTGAAAATATCAGGTGATAAAAAGAGAATCGAGGCGATTAATGCAGATCTGACTGAATTGAATCAGGAATTAGAGACAATGGTGGCTGAAAGGACGATGAGCTTGATGGCTCTGACTGTTGCTGACAAGGTGAGGAACCCTGCTGCTGTAATAGGTTGGACATGTAAGAGAATACTCGAAAAAGAAGATGTTCCTGAAAGGCTTGGCGAGAATCTTAGAGATGTTATTGATGAATCTGAAAAATTGGAATCTATAGTCAAAGATTTTGACGCCCTCTTAAAAAGCAAGCAGTCAATGTTCAGATATGAGGATATTAACGAGATTGTAAAAAGCGTTATATCTGTTGTTGAAAAAGAGGCAGATGAAAAAGGTATAAGGCTTTCTGTAAATCTTTCAGATCATCCTCTCAAGATAAATACTCAGAAAAATCTGTTGAGGACGGCTATTTTTCACATTATAAGGAACGCTATAGAAGCAACTCCTGCAGGTGGAATGATAACAGTTACAACTGATGGGGATAACGAAAGGATTATACTTTCTATTTCCGATACAGGTTCTGGTATCCCAACAGAAGATATAGAAAAAATATTTGACCCATTTTTTAGTACAAAGATATTTAGATTTGGTATTGGCCTTCCATTGGTAAAGCAGATAGTTTCAGAGCATCTCGGAGAGATAAAGGTACAAAGCGAAGTTGGCAAGGGTACAAGATTCAAATTGATTTTTCCAGTGAGGTGGATAGAAAAGAAGTAA
- a CDS encoding UvrD-helicase domain-containing protein, whose protein sequence is MTEDYLDISKSVMISAPAGSGKTEKLARRYIELLKNGSDVERILAITFTEKAAAEMKERILNILKKEDIELFEKVRGKMPMMRISTIHSFCLKLLKRFSLDLGMDPSLKVMDSFNADILWNEAVYECLIEDSASGERLFYEAIKDSGIRGWNKLYSILGEVHNKRPGIELALNGQQSSISNQEYFERIMSIYSRCLQKYKNKKIQRHCLDYNDLEIMAYEAISKNPEWQNVLYSFDEHTDHILVDEFQDTSTLQWKIIDKLTEEWRSGAGAKRETGVNPTIFLVGDDKQSIYSFRGANVSIFKNAKKRLTEWLRDEYHFVEIKENYRSLPAIVNFVNILFERIMPKGLYDDYKVEYSAFDATRKGEGKVELILLDSIGRTKDNRRAEAAIIAKNIRNLSGNYRIYESDGQRICNYGDMAILLRSRTHLSIFEDALRKEDIPFVVVKGIGFYNSPEVCILRDILFFLIDPLDDYSLFNILRSPLFSIGYDTLLKVVKDIFIDDMPIGYLFESLKKYASQYPNTLSLQHCITLLDKWLQMAEKTPYAMLLEDILSETGAWSYFYERQRYVNVKKFIRLVEEFEYNGLAGLEIREKLIRASRNSDEAKANVNTEGMNAVKIMTIHASKGLQFPMVFLPCLDEDSTAKSSSSIVMDEDEGNIIIAYEDDSNIRKKIPIFQRHKERLQDEEKRLFYVAVTRAMDYLCMSGVWNGSKNKSPSGKLAYIADSFNLNDVDSTAGLPFKINKAVSIKDSDQSPVAGSQNDSLRPLSCSLPNNEMVFIQPLDYKPSPIWLDVTEEIDEIRKKHGDDWIILGRAFHRVFEGLSNGYITMDGLEDKVMAVLKNEVLSNADEDRMRDIILSDLRKLDASGYLKDIILPVENSYVELPFILDMGNRIYKGRIDRLIIKDMQEAIGNRQKGNVHRECRESRSKGQAEGIKGKQKIAYIYDYKTYPISEKEIPELMERYSFQMSTYKKAVERLFSIKAKSYIFFTHEPRLVEMV, encoded by the coding sequence GTGACAGAGGACTATCTCGACATATCGAAGAGTGTAATGATTTCAGCACCCGCTGGTTCAGGCAAGACAGAGAAGCTTGCACGAAGATATATTGAGCTTCTTAAAAATGGATCAGATGTAGAGCGCATACTTGCAATAACATTCACAGAAAAGGCTGCTGCAGAGATGAAGGAAAGGATACTTAATATTCTTAAAAAAGAGGACATCGAACTTTTTGAGAAGGTCAGAGGAAAAATGCCAATGATGCGAATATCAACTATTCATTCATTCTGTTTGAAACTCTTAAAGAGATTTTCCCTTGATCTTGGTATGGACCCTTCACTGAAGGTTATGGATAGTTTCAACGCAGATATTCTCTGGAATGAGGCAGTATATGAATGTCTTATTGAGGATAGTGCTTCTGGTGAAAGACTATTTTATGAAGCAATAAAAGACAGCGGCATTAGGGGATGGAACAAGCTTTATAGCATACTTGGTGAAGTCCATAACAAAAGGCCTGGTATAGAATTGGCACTTAACGGACAACAGTCATCAATCAGTAATCAGGAATATTTTGAAAGGATCATGTCTATATATTCGAGATGTTTGCAAAAATACAAAAACAAGAAAATACAAAGGCATTGTCTTGACTATAATGACCTTGAGATCATGGCATATGAGGCGATATCAAAAAATCCTGAATGGCAGAATGTCCTTTATTCCTTTGATGAGCATACTGATCATATACTTGTTGACGAATTTCAGGACACAAGCACTTTGCAATGGAAGATAATCGATAAACTCACAGAGGAATGGCGTTCTGGAGCAGGTGCAAAAAGAGAAACAGGGGTTAATCCGACCATATTTCTTGTTGGAGATGACAAACAATCTATTTATTCGTTCAGGGGGGCAAATGTCAGCATATTTAAGAATGCTAAAAAGAGGCTCACAGAATGGCTTAGAGATGAATACCATTTTGTAGAGATAAAGGAGAACTATCGTAGTCTGCCAGCTATTGTTAATTTTGTGAATATACTCTTTGAACGAATTATGCCAAAAGGACTTTATGATGACTATAAGGTTGAGTACTCAGCTTTTGATGCAACAAGAAAAGGAGAAGGAAAAGTCGAACTCATACTTTTAGACAGCATTGGCAGGACAAAAGACAACAGAAGGGCAGAGGCTGCAATCATTGCAAAAAATATTAGGAATCTTTCAGGAAACTATAGAATTTACGAGTCTGATGGACAAAGAATCTGTAACTATGGAGATATGGCAATACTTTTGAGAAGCAGGACGCATCTTTCGATATTTGAGGATGCACTGAGGAAAGAGGACATCCCATTTGTTGTTGTCAAAGGAATAGGATTTTATAACTCACCAGAGGTATGTATTCTGAGAGACATTCTATTTTTTCTCATTGATCCACTTGATGACTACAGTCTTTTTAACATTCTTCGCTCACCACTATTCTCTATAGGATATGACACCCTACTGAAAGTTGTTAAAGATATATTTATTGATGATATGCCAATTGGCTATTTGTTTGAGTCACTGAAAAAATATGCCTCACAATACCCTAACACCCTATCACTTCAACATTGTATCACATTGCTTGACAAATGGCTCCAAATGGCTGAAAAGACACCGTATGCAATGCTGCTTGAGGATATACTTTCAGAGACTGGGGCATGGAGCTATTTTTACGAGAGACAGCGATATGTGAATGTGAAGAAATTTATAAGACTTGTGGAGGAATTCGAATATAACGGGCTTGCAGGTCTTGAGATAAGAGAGAAACTGATAAGGGCATCAAGAAATTCTGATGAGGCAAAGGCTAATGTTAATACAGAAGGCATGAATGCCGTGAAAATAATGACAATACATGCATCAAAAGGACTGCAATTTCCAATGGTATTTCTGCCATGTCTTGATGAAGATAGTACAGCAAAGAGTTCGAGCAGCATAGTAATGGATGAAGACGAAGGCAATATTATTATAGCTTATGAAGACGATTCTAATATAAGAAAAAAAATACCTATTTTTCAAAGACACAAAGAAAGACTTCAAGATGAAGAAAAAAGGCTGTTTTATGTTGCTGTGACAAGGGCAATGGATTATCTCTGTATGTCAGGTGTATGGAATGGTTCTAAAAACAAATCACCTTCTGGAAAGCTTGCATATATTGCAGATTCATTTAACCTCAATGATGTAGACTCCACAGCAGGACTGCCGTTTAAGATTAATAAAGCAGTTAGCATTAAAGACAGCGATCAGTCACCTGTAGCAGGCAGTCAAAATGACTCATTACGACCTTTAAGTTGTTCATTACCGAATAACGAGATGGTATTTATCCAGCCTCTGGATTATAAACCATCACCTATATGGCTTGATGTTACTGAAGAAATAGATGAGATAAGGAAAAAACACGGTGATGATTGGATTATACTTGGAAGGGCATTTCATCGGGTGTTCGAAGGATTATCGAATGGTTATATTACAATGGATGGTCTTGAGGATAAAGTCATGGCTGTGCTTAAAAATGAGGTGCTGTCTAATGCAGATGAGGATAGGATGAGGGATATTATATTATCTGACTTAAGGAAACTTGATGCGTCAGGTTATTTGAAAGATATCATACTCCCGGTGGAAAATTCCTATGTTGAACTTCCATTTATTCTTGATATGGGAAATAGGATATATAAGGGAAGGATAGATAGACTGATTATAAAAGACATGCAAGAGGCTATAGGCAATAGGCAAAAAGGAAATGTCCACAGGGAATGCCGTGAGTCAAGAAGCAAGGGGCAGGCAGAGGGCATCAAGGGGAAACAGAAGATTGCATATATATATGATTATAAGACATACCCGATTTCAGAAAAGGAAATACCAGAGTTGATGGAGAGATATTCCTTTCAGATGAGTACTTATAAAAAAGCAGTTGAAAGACTCTTTTCTATAAAAGCAAAAAGCTATATCTTTTTTACACATGAGCCAAGGCTTGTTGAAATGGTATAA
- the plsX gene encoding phosphate acyltransferase PlsX, producing MRIALDAMGGDFAPDVTIAGALEAVSEYDDIHVILTGDRQKITASLQNWRYPTEKISIYHASEVVEMHESPSFALRRKKDSSIRKAVDLVKNHDADAAVSAGHSGVAMATALFVLGKLPNVDRPAIATIMPSLAGHFLLIDAGANVDCKPENLLEFAYMGNAYYRAIFNIESPRIALLSIGEEDTKGNELTKETFKLLKNSNLNFIGNIEGKDIFSGNADVIVCDGFIGNIVLKVSEGLAETIMKMLKHEIANVTTGKLGYMMIKPAIKNFKKRTDYSEYGGAPLLGINGTCIISHGRSSARAIKNAIRVASDMASKKVHEIIANELKGQNHFNSAVKIEFNSNKEFEGQSPSKDVSYVKG from the coding sequence ATGAGGATCGCCCTCGATGCAATGGGTGGAGACTTTGCACCCGATGTAACAATAGCAGGGGCATTAGAGGCAGTAAGTGAGTATGATGATATTCATGTGATACTCACAGGAGACAGACAGAAAATAACCGCATCTCTTCAGAACTGGCGATACCCCACTGAAAAAATATCCATTTATCATGCATCAGAGGTTGTCGAGATGCATGAATCGCCTTCCTTTGCACTCAGAAGAAAAAAGGATTCATCTATACGAAAGGCAGTGGATCTGGTAAAAAATCATGATGCAGATGCTGCAGTAAGTGCCGGGCATTCAGGTGTTGCAATGGCAACCGCCTTGTTTGTACTCGGAAAACTACCTAATGTTGACAGACCCGCAATAGCAACTATAATGCCATCATTAGCAGGACACTTTCTTCTCATAGATGCCGGGGCAAATGTTGACTGCAAACCTGAGAATCTTCTTGAATTTGCTTATATGGGAAATGCCTATTATAGAGCTATCTTTAACATAGAGTCTCCAAGAATTGCCTTGCTAAGTATCGGAGAAGAGGATACCAAAGGTAATGAGTTGACAAAAGAGACATTCAAGCTTTTAAAAAACTCCAACCTGAATTTTATAGGCAATATAGAAGGGAAAGACATATTTTCAGGAAATGCAGATGTAATAGTCTGCGATGGTTTTATAGGGAATATTGTATTAAAGGTAAGCGAAGGACTTGCTGAAACCATAATGAAGATGCTAAAACACGAAATTGCAAATGTAACTACAGGCAAACTTGGCTATATGATGATAAAGCCTGCTATAAAGAATTTCAAAAAAAGAACAGACTACTCCGAATACGGTGGGGCACCTCTTCTGGGCATAAATGGTACATGCATCATTAGCCATGGCCGTTCTTCTGCAAGGGCTATAAAGAATGCTATACGCGTTGCATCTGATATGGCAAGCAAAAAAGTGCACGAAATTATTGCAAATGAATTAAAAGGACAAAACCACTTTAATTCAGCAGTAAAAATTGAATTTAATTCTAACAAGGAGTTTGAGGGACAAAGCCCCTCAAAGGATGTATCGTATGTTAAGGGCTAA
- a CDS encoding beta-ketoacyl-ACP synthase III, producing MLRAKIIATGSYTPERKLTNFDLEKIVDTSDEWITERTGIKERRIANEKQSTSDLAYEASKAALRQAGLKAKDIDLIIVATVTGDMPVPSTACLLQNLLDAKKAAAFDINAACSGFIYGLSIADSFIRSGTYKKILLVGAETLSKFTDWEDRTTCVLFGDGAGAVIIEAANGENGIISTEIHSDGSLWELLNLPGGGSKNPPSKETLNKRLHFLKMKGNETFKVAVRTLESLVVDTLKKNNLKSSQLSALIPHQANLRIIQATANRLGLSMDKVVVNLDRYGNTSAASIPIALDEAVRIGRIRHGDYVLLEAFGGGLTWASALIKW from the coding sequence ATGTTAAGGGCTAAGATTATCGCTACAGGCTCTTATACCCCTGAAAGAAAACTTACGAATTTTGATTTAGAAAAAATAGTCGATACTTCAGATGAATGGATTACTGAGAGAACAGGCATCAAGGAAAGAAGAATAGCAAACGAAAAACAGTCAACATCCGATCTGGCATATGAAGCATCAAAAGCAGCACTCAGACAAGCAGGTCTTAAGGCAAAGGATATCGACCTCATTATAGTTGCCACTGTAACAGGAGATATGCCTGTTCCATCCACTGCATGCCTACTTCAAAACCTTTTGGATGCAAAAAAGGCTGCTGCCTTTGATATTAACGCTGCATGTTCTGGTTTTATATATGGACTATCTATTGCTGACAGCTTTATAAGATCAGGCACATACAAAAAAATTTTACTTGTAGGAGCAGAAACACTCTCGAAATTTACAGACTGGGAAGATAGAACAACATGCGTTCTTTTCGGAGATGGTGCAGGAGCAGTCATCATCGAAGCAGCGAATGGAGAAAATGGCATCATTTCTACAGAAATACATTCTGATGGCAGCCTCTGGGAACTCTTAAATCTTCCAGGGGGTGGCTCAAAGAATCCACCGTCAAAGGAAACCCTTAATAAAAGACTCCATTTTTTAAAAATGAAAGGGAATGAAACATTCAAGGTTGCGGTCAGAACCCTTGAAAGCCTTGTAGTCGATACATTAAAAAAGAATAACCTGAAATCTTCACAACTCTCAGCACTTATACCACATCAGGCAAATCTCAGGATAATTCAGGCAACAGCAAACAGGCTTGGACTTTCAATGGATAAGGTCGTTGTTAATCTTGATAGATATGGCAATACATCTGCAGCTTCAATTCCTATTGCACTGGATGAAGCAGTTCGCATAGGAAGGATTCGACATGGTGATTATGTATTGCTTGAGGCATTTGGCGGTGGACTTACATGGGCATCAGCCCTTATAAAGTGGTGA
- a CDS encoding TVP38/TMEM64 family protein, with protein MSNSNRNNIWIKPLILILIVGGITLIFYKTGLIHFFLNKERLLKFLDSLGPAAFIGFILLQAIQVVAAPIPGEVTGLLGGFLYGPFLGVILSTLGLTLGSYIAFALSRAFGRPFVERFVDKAIMSRFDYLLHHKGAFLVFLLFLIPGFPKDYLCYILGLGHLSTMEFLVIGGAGRLFGTILLTLGGNYIRHHQYGRFFILVGIALVVVFIAMAYRDKLERIFRIWHIMDYKRKRAKKSGKQGL; from the coding sequence ATGTCAAATAGTAATAGAAACAATATATGGATTAAGCCTCTGATACTTATACTTATTGTCGGTGGGATAACGTTAATTTTCTATAAGACAGGTTTGATTCACTTCTTCCTTAACAAGGAAAGGTTGCTAAAATTTCTTGATTCCCTTGGTCCTGCTGCATTTATCGGATTTATACTCCTTCAGGCTATACAGGTTGTTGCTGCACCAATACCCGGTGAAGTTACAGGACTTTTAGGAGGTTTTCTTTATGGCCCGTTTCTTGGAGTTATACTCTCTACATTAGGATTGACATTAGGCTCTTATATAGCCTTTGCACTTTCAAGGGCGTTTGGTAGGCCATTTGTAGAAAGATTTGTTGATAAGGCTATAATGAGCAGATTTGACTATCTCCTTCATCACAAAGGGGCATTCCTTGTTTTTCTCCTTTTCTTAATTCCCGGCTTTCCAAAGGATTATTTATGCTACATACTTGGTTTGGGTCATCTTTCTACAATGGAATTTCTTGTGATAGGAGGCGCGGGAAGACTTTTCGGTACCATCCTTCTTACACTCGGGGGGAATTATATAAGGCATCATCAGTACGGCAGATTTTTTATTCTTGTTGGAATCGCACTGGTAGTTGTTTTTATTGCTATGGCATACAGGGACAAACTTGAAAGGATCTTCAGGATATGGCATATTATGGACTATAAAAGAAAAAGGGCAAAGAAGTCAGGTAAGCAAGGCTTATGA
- a CDS encoding slipin family protein, whose translation MFGPQFMSFLFIVFLVIYFLSSAIKILKEYERGVVFRLGRVIPVKGPGLVIIWPIIDKLVKVSLRTVTMDVPSQDIITKDNITVKVNAVVYFRPVDPIKAVTEVEDFYYATSQIAQTTLRSILGQSQLDDLLTKRDELNAELQKVIDTQTEPWGVKVTAVEVKNVDLPTEMLRAIAKQAEAERERRAKIIHAEGEFQASQKLADAAKIISSEPATLQLRYLQTLTEIATEKNSTIIFPLPIELIRPLFEKMEKQ comes from the coding sequence ATGTTTGGACCACAGTTTATGTCATTTCTGTTTATAGTATTCCTTGTAATCTATTTTCTCTCCAGTGCAATCAAGATTTTAAAGGAATATGAAAGGGGTGTTGTTTTTAGGCTTGGAAGGGTTATTCCTGTAAAGGGTCCCGGACTTGTGATCATATGGCCTATTATTGATAAACTGGTTAAGGTAAGTTTGAGAACAGTTACTATGGATGTACCTTCACAGGACATTATTACAAAAGACAATATTACTGTTAAAGTTAATGCTGTTGTTTATTTTAGGCCTGTAGACCCTATCAAGGCGGTTACCGAGGTCGAAGATTTTTATTATGCTACATCTCAAATAGCACAAACCACACTCAGAAGCATTCTTGGTCAGAGTCAGCTTGACGATCTTCTTACAAAGAGAGATGAACTCAATGCAGAACTCCAGAAAGTGATTGATACCCAGACAGAGCCATGGGGTGTTAAGGTTACAGCGGTCGAGGTCAAGAATGTTGACCTGCCAACCGAGATGCTAAGGGCAATAGCAAAACAGGCAGAGGCTGAGAGGGAAAGAAGGGCAAAGATAATACATGCAGAAGGTGAATTTCAGGCATCACAGAAATTAGCAGATGCTGCCAAGATTATCTCATCAGAGCCTGCTACACTACAACTCAGATACCTTCAGACACTCACAGAAATAGCAACAGAAAAGAACTCTACTATTATATTTCCTCTGCCAATAGAGTTGATAAGACCTCTTTTTGAGAAGATGGAAAAGCAATAA